Below is a genomic region from Actinomycetota bacterium.
TGGACACCGGCAGCACCTTCAACCGCAACAGCCTGTCGAGCCTCAGCCCGCGCGCGATGCGCTCGCCGCGCGTGACGAACAGCGCAGTCTCCTGTCCGCCGATGGCCACCACCGGCACGATCGGCACGTCATGGCGCAGCGCCACGCCCACCCAGCCCCTGCGCCCGGCGAAGTCGACGCGGTCGCTCTGCCAGCTCGGGCGGTGGACCTCCCAGTCCCCGCCGGGGTAGACCAGCACCGCCGCGCCGGCCCGCAGCGCGCGCTCGGCGTTCTCGTGGGAGGCGGCCACCGTTCCGTAGCGGCGCAGGAAGGACAGGTAGGGCATCGACACCACCAGGTTGTGCGCGAGCTGGTGGAAGCGCCGCTCGACGCCGAAGTGGGTGGAGAAGGCCAGCGTGAAGACCAGCGTGTCGGGGGTCATGTTGCCG
It encodes:
- a CDS encoding 1-acyl-sn-glycerol-3-phosphate acyltransferase, with the translated sequence MDERLTAHAGRNGGRAEPAGLGDGDASHDGGPGAVGLGAARLLERAVRSIARAAQAGVPEADLDERDPDYIREKLPLLWLACSLWHRSEVRGLGNVPEDGPVLMVGNHSGGNMTPDTLVFTLAFSTHFGVERRFHQLAHNLVVSMPYLSFLRRYGTVAASHENAERALRAGAAVLVYPGGDWEVHRPSWQSDRVDFAGRRGWVGVALRHDVPIVPVVAIGGQETALFVTRGERIARGLRLDRLLRLKVLPVS